A genomic region of Microtus ochrogaster isolate Prairie Vole_2 chromosome 15, MicOch1.0, whole genome shotgun sequence contains the following coding sequences:
- the Arf3 gene encoding ADP-ribosylation factor 3, whose amino-acid sequence MGNIFGNLLKSLIGKKEMRILMVGLDAAGKTTILYKLKLGEIVTTIPTIGFNVETVEYKNISFTVWDVGGQDKIRPLWRHYFQNTQGLIFVVDSNDRERVNEAREELMRMLAEDELRDAVLLVFANKQDLPNAMNAAEITDKLGLHSLRHRNWYIQATCATSGDGLYEGLDWLANQLKNKK is encoded by the exons ATGGGTAATATCTTTGGGAACCTCCTGAAGAGCCTGATTGGGAAGAAGGAGATGCGCATCCTGATGGTGGGCCTGGACGCTGCCGGGAAGACCACCATCCTGTACAAGCTGAAGCTGGGGGAGATTGTcaccaccatccccaccatcG GGTTTAATGTAGAAACAGTGGAATATAAGAATATCAGCTTCACAGTATGGGATGTAGGTGGCCAGGACAAGATTCGGCCTCTCTGGAGACACTACTTCCAGAACACCCAAG gCTTGATATTTGTGGTTGACAGCAATGATCGGGAACGAGTAAACGAGGCCCGAGAGGAGCTGATGAGGATGCTGGCAGAGGATGAGCTCCGGGATGCTGTGCTCCTTGTGTTTGCAAACAAACAG GATTTGCCGAATGCTATGAATGCTGCTGAAATCACAGACAAGCTGGGGCTGCATTCTCTGCGTCACCGCAATTGGTACATCCAGGCCACCTGTGCTACCAGTGGGGACGGGCTCTATGAAGGATTGGACTGGCTGGCCAATCAGCTCAAAAATAAGAAGTGA